A part of Cervus elaphus chromosome 11, mCerEla1.1, whole genome shotgun sequence genomic DNA contains:
- the LOC122703447 gene encoding cell division cycle protein 20 homolog: protein MAQFVFESDLHSLLQLDTPIPNAPPARWQRKAKEAAGPAPSPMRAANRSHSAGRTPGRTPGKSSSKLQTTPSKPGGDRYIPHRNASQMEVASFLLSKENQPDNSETPTKKEHQKAWALNLNGFDMEEAKILRLSGKPQNAPEGYQNRLKVLYSQKATPGSSRKTCRYIPSLPDRILDAPEIRNDYYLNLVDWSSGNVLAVALDNSVYLWSASTGDILQLLQMEQPGDYISSVAWIKEGNYLAVGTSSAEVQLWDVQQQKRLRNMTSHSARVGSLCWNSYILSSGSRSGHIHHHDVRVAEHHVATLSGHSQEVCGLRWAPDGRHLASGGNDNLVNVWPSAPGEGGWVPLQTFTQHQGAVKAVAWCPWQSNVLATGGGTSDRHIRIWNVCSGACLSAVDAHSQVCSILWSPHYKELISGHGFAQNQLVIWKYPTMAKVAELKGHTARVLSLTMSPDGATVASAAADETLRLWRCFELDPARRREREKASAAKSSLIHQGIR, encoded by the coding sequence ATGGCCCAGTTCGTGTTCGAGAGTGACTTGCACTCGCTGCTGCAGCTAGATACACCCATCCCCAATGCACCCCCTGCGCGCTGGCAGCGCAAAGCGAAGGAAGCCGCGGGGCCGGCCCCCTCGCCTATGCGGGCAGCCAACCGATCCCACAGCGCCGGCAGGACCCCAGGCCGAACTCCCGGCAAATCCAGCTCCAAGCTTCAGACCACTCCCAGCAAACCTGGCGGTGACCGCTATATCCCCCATCGCAATGCTTCCCAGATGGAGGTGGCTAGCTTCCTCCTGAGCAAGGAGAACCAGCCCGACAACAGTGAGACGCCCACCAAGAAGGAACATCAGAAAGCATGGGCTTTGAATCTGAACGGTTTTGACATGGAAGAAGCCAAGATCCTTCGGCTCAGTGGAAAACCACAAAATGCCCCAGAGGGTTACCAGAACAGGCTAAAAGTACTCTATAGCCAGAAGGCCACGCCGGGCTCCAGTAGGAAGACTTGCCGCTACATTCCTTCCCTGCCAGACCGCATCCTGGATGCCCCTGAAATCCGGAATGACTACTACCTGAACCTTGTGGATTGGAGCTCTGGGAATGTACTGGCTGTGGCTTTGGACAACAGTGTATACTTGTGGAGTGCTAGCACTGGTGACATTTTGCAGCTGCTGCAAATGGAGCAGCCTGGGGACTATATATCTTCTGTGGCCTGGATCAAAGAGGGCAACTACCTGGCTGTGGGCACCAGCAGTGCCGAGGTGCAGCTATGGGATGTGCAACAGCAGAAACGGCTTCGAAACATGACCAGTCATTCTGCCCGAGTGGGCTCCCTCTGTTGGAATAGCTATATCCTGTCCAGTGGCTCACGCTCTGGCCACATCCACCACCATGATGTTCGGGTAGCAGAACACCATGTGGCCACACTGAGTGGCCACAGCCAAGAAGTGTGTGGCTTGCGCTGGGCCCCAGATGGACGACATTTAGCCAGTGGCGGCAACGACAACTTGGTCAACGTGTGGCCTAGTGCTCCTGGAGAGGGTGGCTGGGTTCCTCTGCAGACCTTCACCCAGCATCAAGGCGCTGTCAAGGCTGTAGCTTGgtgtccctggcagtccaacgTCCTGGCAACTGGCGGGGGCACGAGTGATCGACACATTCGGATCTGGAACGTCTGCTCTGGGGCCTGTCTGAGTGCCGTGGATGCCCATTCCCAGGTGTGCTCCATCCTCTGGTCTCCCCACTACAAGGAGCTCATCTCAGGCCACGGCTTTGCCCAGAACCAGCTAGTTATTTGGAAGTACCCAACCATGGCCAAGGTGGCTGAGCTGAAAGGTCACACAGCCCGGGTGCTCAGTCTGACTATGAGCCCAGATGGGGCTACAGTGGCGTCCGCAGCAGCAGATGAGACCCTGCGGCTGTGGCGCTGCTTTGAGCTGGACCCTGCCCGGCGGCGGGAGCGGGAGAAGGCCAGTGCGGCCAAAAGTAGCCTCATCCACCAAGGCATCCGCTGA